The following proteins are encoded in a genomic region of Amycolatopsis sulphurea:
- a CDS encoding Fur family transcriptional regulator → MDEVAARLREKGLRNTPQRRAVLAAVAHTPHVTAAEIATALQAEDALGGLSRQGLYNVLDDLVGARLLRPLEPAGSPARFELETHDNHHHLVCRGCGRIRDVPCAVGSSPCLHPGEVPGFRVDQAEVTWWGLCEDCERAGS, encoded by the coding sequence ATGGACGAGGTGGCGGCCCGGCTGCGGGAGAAGGGACTACGGAACACTCCCCAGCGCCGGGCGGTCCTGGCCGCCGTCGCGCACACCCCGCACGTCACCGCCGCGGAGATCGCCACCGCCCTGCAGGCCGAAGACGCCCTCGGCGGGTTGTCCCGGCAAGGCCTCTACAACGTACTCGACGACCTCGTCGGCGCCCGGCTGCTGCGCCCGCTGGAGCCCGCCGGCTCGCCCGCGCGGTTCGAACTGGAGACCCACGACAACCACCACCACCTCGTCTGCCGCGGCTGCGGCCGGATCCGCGACGTGCCGTGCGCGGTCGGCAGCAGCCCCTGTCTCCACCCGGGCGAGGTCCCCGGGTTCCGGGTCGACCAGGCCGAGGTGACCTGGTGGGGCCTGTGCGAGGACTGCGAACGGGCCGGTTCCTGA
- a CDS encoding right-handed parallel beta-helix repeat-containing protein, which translates to MKAPILLGAAMLAVPFVTTAPFTTSPSCSQSALPQGVVCAAGRLKITKGGTPGWPLTYAGQGRQVNGIDVEADNVVVDGYTMDGPKAPGIEIHGSNVTVRNTTIKAPKGGDGDGIRFFGDNIGILHNTISDTDNSTGAHADCMQTFATDDEDVASRNVDIENNRCERIDNMCLMAESPNSEAGDGNGEGVSEDWTFKGNYCETKQASQAVMIDDVQNLSLEGNTWAAGPDHAIGLQNKSTGAHVKDNELDPSIKCEVGIDKSARKGYQGPEPKCEP; encoded by the coding sequence GTGAAGGCTCCGATCCTGCTCGGCGCGGCGATGCTGGCCGTGCCGTTCGTCACGACCGCACCATTCACCACAAGCCCGTCCTGCAGTCAGAGCGCGCTCCCCCAGGGCGTGGTTTGCGCGGCGGGCCGGTTGAAGATCACCAAGGGCGGCACGCCGGGCTGGCCGTTGACCTATGCGGGACAAGGCCGCCAGGTAAACGGGATCGACGTGGAAGCGGACAACGTCGTCGTCGACGGTTACACAATGGACGGTCCGAAGGCGCCGGGTATCGAGATCCACGGCAGCAACGTGACCGTGCGGAACACCACGATCAAGGCACCCAAAGGCGGCGACGGCGACGGTATCCGCTTCTTCGGCGACAACATCGGGATCCTGCACAACACCATCAGCGACACCGACAACAGCACCGGCGCGCACGCCGACTGCATGCAGACCTTCGCGACCGACGACGAGGACGTCGCGAGCAGGAACGTCGACATCGAGAACAACCGCTGCGAGCGGATCGACAACATGTGCCTGATGGCCGAAAGCCCGAACTCCGAAGCGGGTGACGGCAACGGCGAGGGCGTTTCGGAGGACTGGACGTTCAAAGGCAACTATTGCGAGACCAAGCAGGCCTCCCAGGCCGTGATGATCGACGACGTGCAGAACCTCTCCCTGGAGGGCAACACCTGGGCGGCCGGGCCGGACCACGCGATCGGCCTGCAGAACAAGTCCACCGGCGCGCACGTCAAGGACAACGAGCTCGATCCGTCCATCAAGTGCGAGGTCGGTATCGACAAGTCTGCACGCAAGGGTTACCAGGGGCCGGAGCCGAAGTGCGAACCGTGA
- a CDS encoding glutamate synthase subunit beta: MADPNGFLKHRREEPKKRSTEDRLASWGEVYAEADAVERAEAVRTQASRCMDCGIPFCHSGASGCPLGNLIPEWNDLVRVGDWAAASDRLHATNNFPEFTGKLCPAPCESGCVLAISPQAGGAVAIKRVEEAIAARSWASGSVQPQVAEVSSGQRVAVVGSGPAGLAAAQQLTRAGHEVTVFERDDRLGGLLRYGIPEFKMEKKVLDRRLAQLRKEGTKFVTGCEVGVDLTVADLRAQYDAVVLAVGALRGRDDRTTPGRELSGIHLAMEHLVPANRAVEGDGPSPIDAKGRHVVIIGGGDTGADSYGTATRQGALSVTQLDQYPIPPADRDDERSPWPTWPYILRTYPAHEEAGERRFGVAVRRFVDDGEGNVAAIELQQVRVHKDPETGRREVRPVNDEVETLPADLVLLAIGFEGVEEMPLLAGLGLSLTRRGTLSCGADWQTETPGVFVCGDAHRGASLVVWAIAEGRSVAHAVDSYLTGASDLPAPVHPTALPLAVL, from the coding sequence GTGGCTGACCCGAACGGTTTTCTCAAGCACCGGCGCGAAGAGCCGAAGAAGAGGTCCACAGAGGACCGTCTCGCCTCCTGGGGCGAGGTGTATGCGGAGGCCGACGCCGTCGAGCGCGCCGAAGCGGTGCGCACGCAGGCCTCCCGTTGTATGGACTGCGGGATCCCGTTCTGTCATTCCGGCGCTTCCGGTTGCCCGCTGGGCAATCTGATCCCGGAGTGGAACGACCTGGTCCGCGTCGGCGACTGGGCGGCGGCCTCGGATCGGTTGCACGCGACCAACAACTTCCCCGAGTTCACTGGGAAGCTGTGCCCGGCGCCGTGCGAGTCCGGGTGCGTGCTGGCGATCTCGCCGCAGGCCGGCGGGGCGGTGGCGATCAAACGCGTCGAGGAGGCGATCGCGGCGCGGTCCTGGGCCTCCGGTTCGGTGCAGCCGCAGGTGGCCGAGGTGTCCTCGGGGCAGCGGGTGGCCGTGGTCGGGTCCGGCCCGGCCGGGCTGGCCGCCGCGCAGCAGCTGACCCGGGCCGGTCACGAGGTCACCGTGTTCGAGCGGGACGACCGGCTCGGCGGCTTGCTGCGGTACGGCATTCCCGAGTTCAAGATGGAGAAGAAGGTCCTCGACCGCCGCCTTGCGCAGCTGCGCAAGGAGGGCACGAAGTTCGTCACCGGCTGCGAGGTCGGCGTCGACCTCACCGTGGCGGACCTGCGTGCGCAGTACGACGCGGTGGTGCTCGCGGTGGGCGCGCTGCGCGGCCGCGACGACCGCACGACGCCCGGACGCGAGCTGTCCGGCATCCATCTGGCCATGGAGCACCTGGTGCCGGCCAACCGGGCCGTGGAGGGCGACGGCCCCTCGCCGATCGACGCGAAGGGCCGGCACGTCGTCATCATCGGCGGCGGGGACACCGGCGCGGATTCCTACGGCACCGCCACTCGACAGGGCGCGCTTTCGGTCACGCAGCTCGACCAGTACCCGATTCCGCCCGCGGACCGTGACGACGAGCGTTCGCCGTGGCCGACTTGGCCCTACATCCTGCGCACCTACCCGGCGCACGAAGAGGCGGGCGAGCGGCGGTTCGGGGTGGCCGTGCGCCGGTTCGTGGACGACGGTGAGGGCAACGTCGCCGCGATCGAGCTCCAGCAGGTGCGTGTGCACAAGGACCCGGAGACCGGCCGGCGCGAGGTACGGCCGGTCAACGACGAGGTGGAGACGCTGCCCGCGGATCTGGTGCTGCTGGCGATCGGGTTCGAGGGCGTGGAGGAGATGCCGCTGCTGGCGGGCCTCGGCCTGTCCCTGACCCGTCGTGGCACGTTGTCCTGCGGCGCGGACTGGCAGACCGAAACCCCCGGCGTCTTCGTCTGCGGCGACGCACACCGTGGCGCTTCCCTGGTGGTGTGGGCGATCGCGGAAGGCCGCTCGGTGGCCCATGCCGTGGACAGCTATCTCACCGGTGCCTCGGATCTGCCTGCCCCGGTTCACCCGACGGCGTTGCCGCTGGCGGTGCTCTGA
- a CDS encoding lytic polysaccharide monooxygenase auxiliary activity family 9 protein has protein sequence MSRKRTLLTALAGTALAPVLVLAGPAAIASAHGYVDSPPSRQAQCAKGIVPCGNVKYEPQSVEGPKGLRSCNGGVGRFGELNDDGKGWRATRVGRTVTFTWKFTARHRTINYEYFIGNQRVAAFGAGGQAPPETLTHQVNLGNHTGRQKVLAVWNIADTGNAFYACIDLQVG, from the coding sequence ATGTCCCGTAAACGCACCCTTCTCACCGCGCTGGCCGGTACCGCACTCGCTCCGGTGCTGGTGCTGGCCGGTCCGGCCGCGATCGCCAGCGCGCATGGCTACGTGGACTCCCCGCCGAGCAGGCAGGCGCAATGCGCTAAGGGCATCGTGCCCTGCGGGAACGTCAAGTACGAACCGCAGAGCGTGGAAGGCCCGAAGGGGCTGCGTTCCTGCAACGGCGGGGTCGGCCGGTTCGGCGAGCTGAACGACGACGGCAAGGGCTGGCGGGCCACCCGAGTGGGCCGCACGGTGACCTTCACCTGGAAATTCACCGCCCGCCACCGCACCATCAACTACGAGTACTTCATCGGCAACCAGCGTGTCGCCGCCTTCGGCGCGGGTGGCCAGGCCCCGCCGGAAACCCTGACGCACCAAGTGAATCTCGGCAATCACACCGGTCGGCAGAAGGTGCTCGCGGTGTGGAACATCGCGGACACCGGCAACGCCTTCTACGCCTGCATCGACCTGCAGGTGGGCTGA
- a CDS encoding alpha/beta fold hydrolase: MTPHDELGPARQVRLPQGELRYFDRGTGAPVVFVHGVLTSALLWRKVVPAVAEAGFRCLAPDLPFGAHRVAMRADADLSAPGAATLFGDFLDALDLRDVTLVANDTGGAITQLLLARYPERVGRVVLTPSDSFEYFFPPVFKPLPVLARVPGSMAVLGQLLRFKALYPLPFVFGWVTKRPIPDDIAREYLTPLRTSAGVRRDLRKLLRSVHPRHTLAAAERLRTFDRPVLLVWPPEEKLFPISLAHRLAELLPHAELVEVPDSYTFVPEDQPDVLAGHIKRFAAAMAD; this comes from the coding sequence ATGACACCGCACGATGAACTCGGCCCGGCCCGGCAGGTCCGGCTGCCCCAGGGCGAGCTGCGCTACTTCGACCGCGGCACCGGCGCTCCGGTGGTGTTCGTGCACGGCGTACTGACCAGCGCCCTGCTCTGGCGGAAGGTCGTGCCTGCCGTGGCCGAGGCCGGATTCCGTTGCCTGGCACCGGATCTGCCGTTCGGCGCGCATCGGGTGGCGATGCGCGCGGACGCGGATCTGAGCGCCCCCGGCGCGGCGACCCTGTTCGGCGATTTCCTCGACGCGCTGGACCTGCGAGACGTCACCCTGGTCGCCAACGACACCGGCGGCGCGATCACCCAGCTGTTGCTCGCCCGGTACCCGGAGCGAGTCGGGCGAGTGGTGCTGACCCCGTCGGACAGCTTCGAGTACTTCTTCCCGCCGGTCTTCAAACCGCTGCCGGTGCTCGCCCGCGTCCCCGGTTCGATGGCGGTACTCGGGCAACTCCTGCGATTCAAGGCGCTCTACCCACTGCCGTTCGTGTTCGGCTGGGTCACGAAGCGGCCGATCCCGGACGACATCGCCCGGGAGTACCTGACGCCGCTGCGCACCTCAGCCGGCGTGCGACGGGATCTGCGCAAGCTGCTGCGTTCGGTGCACCCGCGGCACACGCTGGCCGCCGCGGAACGGTTGCGGACGTTCGACCGGCCGGTCCTGCTCGTGTGGCCGCCCGAGGAGAAGCTGTTCCCGATCAGCCTCGCGCACCGGCTGGCGGAGCTGTTGCCGCACGCGGAACTCGTGGAAGTCCCGGATTCCTACACCTTCGTCCCGGAAGACCAGCCGGACGTCCTCGCCGGGCACATCAAGCGCTTCGCGGCCGCCATGGCAGATTAG
- a CDS encoding HEAT repeat domain-containing protein, protein MNQTQPDRRSLRTALAAENPSTRLKAALAAGTRPDAELLETLVTRCAVEPDFYVRDMLTWALTRQPAGSTVPRLLVELGSGRPQARSQALHTLSKIGDRSAWPSITQALLRDADDEVARSAWRAAVVLVPEEEKAALATELAAQLGRGDRAVQLSLSRALVALGEVAEPALRAAPADAGPGVAAHARATELLLRDPDAGFDQALDEAKRIVALGPERAATC, encoded by the coding sequence ATGAACCAGACCCAGCCCGACCGTCGTTCGCTGCGCACCGCGCTCGCGGCGGAGAACCCGTCGACCCGGCTCAAGGCGGCGCTGGCCGCAGGCACGCGGCCCGACGCCGAGCTGCTGGAGACGCTGGTGACCCGCTGCGCGGTCGAGCCGGACTTCTACGTTCGCGACATGCTCACCTGGGCGCTCACCCGGCAACCGGCCGGGAGCACCGTGCCGCGGCTGCTCGTGGAGCTGGGGTCCGGACGTCCGCAAGCGCGCAGCCAGGCGTTGCACACGCTGTCCAAGATCGGGGACCGGAGCGCCTGGCCGTCGATCACCCAGGCGCTGCTGCGCGACGCCGACGACGAGGTCGCGCGAAGCGCGTGGCGTGCCGCGGTCGTGCTCGTGCCGGAGGAGGAAAAGGCAGCGCTGGCAACGGAATTGGCCGCACAGCTCGGCCGCGGCGACCGTGCCGTGCAGCTGAGCCTCAGCCGGGCGCTCGTCGCGCTCGGCGAGGTGGCCGAACCGGCCCTGCGGGCCGCGCCGGCCGATGCCGGCCCCGGGGTGGCCGCCCACGCCCGGGCCACGGAGCTGCTCCTGCGTGACCCGGACGCCGGGTTCGACCAAGCGCTCGACGAGGCGAAGCGGATCGTCGCACTCGGCCCGGAACGGGCGGCGACATGCTGA
- a CDS encoding Fur family transcriptional regulator: MPTTTAPLDSGAQLRRAGLRVTTVRQAVLETLAKHPHCTVAELLPQVRHRLPMVSTRAVHDVLATGVTAGLVRRFDHVGIAQRYESAALTHPHLLCHRCGRLEALPGSVDDPAAEPATGLCAHCAKES, translated from the coding sequence GTGCCCACCACCACCGCACCCCTCGACTCCGGCGCCCAGCTGCGGCGTGCCGGCCTGCGCGTGACCACCGTCCGGCAGGCCGTACTGGAGACCCTCGCCAAGCATCCGCATTGCACCGTGGCCGAATTGCTGCCCCAAGTCCGCCACCGGCTGCCCATGGTCTCGACCCGCGCGGTGCACGACGTCCTGGCCACCGGCGTCACCGCCGGGCTCGTCCGGCGGTTCGACCACGTCGGCATCGCCCAGCGCTACGAATCGGCCGCGCTCACCCATCCGCACCTGCTGTGCCACCGATGCGGACGGCTCGAAGCGCTGCCCGGATCGGTCGACGACCCGGCCGCGGAGCCCGCCACAGGTCTCTGCGCGCACTGCGCGAAAGAGTCCTGA
- a CDS encoding HEAT repeat domain-containing protein — protein sequence MLIGEVARRSGVSTRMLRHYDSLGLVRPTGRTVCGYREYSTEDIRRIFHVESLRSLGLSLRQIGRALADPAFTPAALVGDLIRRTEDRLRQEQELLDRLRAVDASAPAGWQEVLRIVALLRGLGSPSAAQRQQAVLAPDEETPVPAELLAEAILAESDPNVAGALRWALARAGGDGVASVSSGVRSPNPAVRERAVRAIAELPGTEATEVLACALEDPEPAVRRHAALAAGTRGVTAAVPVLVGMVVDGTSDVEAAEVLGTLALAPECAEQITEALSAELATPAASSAVRIRLTQALAELPEALARDLLRPLTQDAERPVALLASALLERPG from the coding sequence ATGCTGATCGGTGAGGTGGCGCGCCGCTCGGGGGTGAGTACCCGGATGCTCCGGCACTACGACTCCCTCGGGCTGGTGCGCCCGACGGGGCGGACGGTCTGCGGCTACCGCGAGTACTCCACCGAGGACATCCGCCGGATCTTCCACGTGGAGAGCCTGCGCTCGCTCGGGCTTTCGCTGCGGCAGATCGGCCGGGCGCTGGCCGATCCGGCGTTCACGCCCGCCGCGCTGGTCGGCGATCTCATCCGGCGGACCGAAGACCGGCTGCGGCAGGAACAGGAACTGCTCGACCGGCTGCGTGCGGTGGACGCTTCGGCGCCGGCGGGCTGGCAGGAGGTGCTGCGCATAGTGGCGTTGCTGCGCGGGCTCGGTTCGCCGAGCGCCGCGCAGCGGCAGCAGGCCGTGCTGGCCCCGGACGAGGAGACCCCGGTGCCCGCCGAACTGCTGGCCGAGGCGATCCTCGCGGAGTCCGATCCGAACGTCGCCGGCGCACTGCGGTGGGCCCTTGCCCGCGCGGGCGGCGACGGGGTGGCGAGCGTTTCCTCCGGCGTACGCTCGCCGAACCCCGCCGTCCGGGAACGCGCCGTACGCGCGATCGCCGAGCTGCCCGGCACCGAAGCGACCGAAGTGCTCGCATGTGCGCTCGAAGACCCGGAACCGGCTGTACGCAGGCATGCCGCGCTGGCCGCGGGGACGCGTGGCGTGACCGCGGCGGTGCCGGTCCTCGTCGGGATGGTCGTCGACGGCACCAGCGACGTCGAAGCCGCCGAGGTCCTGGGCACCCTGGCGCTGGCCCCGGAGTGCGCGGAGCAGATCACGGAGGCGCTGAGCGCGGAACTCGCCACGCCCGCGGCAAGTTCCGCGGTCCGTATCCGGCTGACCCAGGCACTCGCCGAGCTACCCGAGGCACTCGCGCGCGACCTGCTGCGACCGCTGACGCAGGACGCCGAAAGGCCCGTCGCCCTGCTCGCCTCAGCCCTGCTGGAGCGGCCCGGCTGA
- a CDS encoding TetR/AcrR family transcriptional regulator gives MRRTQQERSNSTRAALIKAARELFGTRGYHDVPTEEITRTAGVTRGALYHHFSDKQGLFRAVVVEVERELTAEVAASMTGQDDLLGGLVVALNVFLDACLRKEVQRISLTDAPAVLGWAAFRELEAEYGLGMLMETLTRAREAGLLADVPVHALAQLVLSAVMEAARMIAEAADPDQVRADTQQVLANWLGALIQTG, from the coding sequence GTGCGACGTACCCAGCAGGAACGCTCCAACAGCACGCGAGCAGCGTTGATCAAGGCAGCCCGCGAACTGTTCGGCACCCGCGGGTACCACGACGTGCCCACCGAGGAGATCACCCGTACCGCCGGCGTCACCCGCGGCGCGCTCTACCACCACTTCAGCGACAAGCAGGGCCTGTTCCGCGCCGTGGTGGTGGAGGTGGAACGCGAACTGACCGCCGAGGTGGCCGCCTCGATGACCGGCCAAGACGACCTCCTCGGCGGGCTCGTCGTCGCGTTGAACGTGTTCCTGGACGCCTGCTTGCGGAAAGAGGTCCAGCGCATTTCCCTGACCGACGCCCCCGCGGTGCTGGGCTGGGCGGCCTTCCGCGAACTCGAAGCCGAGTACGGCCTCGGCATGCTGATGGAAACGCTCACACGGGCGCGGGAAGCCGGGCTCCTCGCCGACGTCCCGGTGCACGCGCTGGCCCAGCTCGTGCTGAGCGCGGTGATGGAGGCCGCCCGGATGATCGCCGAGGCCGCCGATCCGGACCAGGTCCGCGCGGACACCCAGCAGGTACTGGCGAACTGGCTGGGCGCGCTGATCCAGACCGGCTGA